One Rhabdothermincola sediminis DNA window includes the following coding sequences:
- the recG gene encoding ATP-dependent DNA helicase RecG, whose protein sequence is MAGTLVRLAGIPVTELKGVGPRSAAALEQVEVRSLLDLLMYYPRRYLDRTKEVPLGQLRPGEEAMVLARVVSVGSRVARNRRRMVTAEVTDGQAGMRVTFFNQPWRERQLTPGTEVVLFGKLELFRGRRQMTNPVVDLVGDKTGRIIPVYPQSEKAGVQSSDVARWVAELLRRTRFDDPVPDHVRARWGLVDRRRAFHDIHAPESMRDLQEARRRLVFDELLRVQLELVQRKRELEATTVGIRHDVGGELVARFHQRLPFPLTGAQRRVITEIERDLTGPHPMHRLLQGDVGAGKTVVAVSALLVAVQGGHQGALMAPTAVLAEQHHLGIRRMLEGFTVPDTAEDGNLFASAGLDRELRVELLTNRTTAAERRRLLAELERGGIDILIGTHALIQEGVSFRALGVVVIDEQHRFGVEQRAALRAKSTAEAVPDVLVMTATPIPRTAAMTVYGDLDVSVLDELPPGRTPIVTRWARGPGAEEEVWDTVRAEVAAGRQAYVVCPLVEESDKLEVASAEETFERLAGGELRGLRLGLLHGRVGPSDKEAVMGRFRDGELDVLVATTVIEVGVDVPNATVMVILDADRFGIAQLHQLRGRVGRGEAASVCYLVGDATTAEGEQRLQAMVRTTDGFELAEVDLELRGEGTIMGERQKGRNDLRLASLRRDREWVGRAREVAFELVGDDPSLAGHPALAEELAVLLPDEDAAEFLLKS, encoded by the coding sequence ATGGCCGGCACGCTGGTCCGCCTGGCCGGGATCCCGGTGACCGAGCTGAAGGGCGTGGGGCCACGCTCCGCGGCCGCGCTGGAGCAGGTCGAGGTCCGTTCGCTGCTCGATCTGCTGATGTACTACCCGCGCCGCTACCTGGACCGCACCAAGGAGGTCCCCCTCGGGCAGTTGCGCCCGGGTGAGGAGGCCATGGTGCTGGCCCGGGTGGTGAGCGTGGGCAGCCGGGTGGCCCGCAACCGCCGGCGCATGGTCACCGCCGAGGTGACCGATGGGCAGGCCGGCATGAGGGTGACCTTCTTCAACCAGCCGTGGCGGGAGCGCCAGCTCACCCCGGGCACCGAGGTGGTGTTGTTCGGCAAGCTCGAGCTGTTCCGTGGCCGCCGCCAGATGACCAACCCGGTGGTGGACCTGGTGGGCGACAAGACCGGGCGCATCATCCCCGTGTACCCCCAGTCGGAGAAGGCCGGGGTGCAGAGCTCGGACGTCGCGAGGTGGGTGGCGGAGCTGTTGCGGCGTACCCGGTTCGACGACCCGGTGCCCGATCACGTGCGGGCACGCTGGGGTCTCGTCGACCGCCGCCGCGCGTTCCACGACATCCACGCGCCGGAGTCGATGCGCGACCTGCAGGAGGCCCGGCGCAGGCTGGTGTTCGACGAGCTGCTGCGCGTCCAGCTCGAGCTGGTGCAACGCAAGCGGGAGCTGGAGGCCACCACCGTGGGCATCCGCCACGACGTGGGGGGCGAGTTGGTGGCGCGCTTCCACCAGCGCCTGCCGTTCCCCCTGACCGGCGCCCAGCGGCGGGTCATCACCGAGATCGAGCGCGACCTGACCGGCCCGCATCCGATGCACCGCTTGTTGCAGGGCGACGTCGGGGCGGGCAAGACGGTGGTGGCGGTCAGCGCCCTGCTGGTGGCGGTGCAGGGTGGCCACCAGGGGGCGTTGATGGCTCCCACCGCGGTGCTCGCCGAGCAGCACCACCTCGGCATCCGCCGGATGCTGGAGGGCTTCACCGTCCCCGACACCGCCGAGGACGGCAACCTGTTCGCCAGTGCCGGTCTCGACCGTGAGCTGCGGGTGGAGCTGCTCACCAACCGCACCACCGCGGCCGAGCGCCGCCGGCTGTTGGCCGAGCTCGAGCGGGGTGGGATCGACATCCTGATCGGCACGCACGCGCTGATCCAGGAGGGGGTCTCGTTCCGGGCGCTGGGTGTGGTGGTGATCGACGAGCAGCACCGCTTCGGGGTGGAGCAGCGGGCCGCGCTGCGAGCCAAGAGCACCGCCGAGGCGGTGCCGGACGTGCTGGTGATGACCGCTACGCCGATCCCTCGTACCGCGGCGATGACGGTCTACGGCGACCTCGACGTGTCGGTGCTCGACGAGCTGCCGCCGGGGCGCACGCCGATCGTGACCCGCTGGGCGCGAGGGCCCGGCGCCGAGGAGGAGGTGTGGGACACGGTGCGGGCCGAGGTGGCCGCGGGGCGCCAGGCTTACGTGGTGTGCCCCTTGGTCGAGGAGAGCGACAAGCTGGAGGTGGCCTCGGCGGAGGAGACCTTCGAGCGGCTCGCCGGCGGTGAGCTGCGCGGCCTGCGGCTCGGGCTGCTGCACGGGCGGGTCGGCCCGTCCGACAAGGAGGCCGTCATGGGTCGCTTCCGGGACGGTGAGCTCGACGTGCTGGTGGCGACCACGGTGATCGAGGTGGGCGTCGACGTGCCGAACGCCACGGTGATGGTGATCCTCGACGCCGACCGCTTCGGCATAGCGCAGCTCCACCAGCTCCGCGGCCGGGTCGGTCGGGGCGAGGCGGCGTCGGTGTGCTACCTCGTGGGCGACGCCACGACCGCGGAGGGCGAGCAGCGGTTGCAGGCGATGGTGCGCACCACCGACGGCTTCGAGCTGGCCGAGGTCGACCTCGAGCTGCGGGGTGAGGGCACGATCATGGGGGAGCGCCAGAAGGGGCGCAACGACTTGCGGCTGGCGTCGCTGCGGCGCGATCGGGAGTGGGTGGGGCGGGCCCGTGAGGTGGCCTTCGAGTTGGTCGGTGACGATCCGTCGCTGGCCGGGCACCCGGCGCTGGCGGAGGAGCTGGCGGTGCTGCTGCCGGACGAGGACGCGGCCGAGTTCCTGCTCAAGTCCTGA